From Acidobacteriota bacterium:
TGGCACTGCGTTCTTCCACCATGCACCCGGACGAGATCTTCAGCGCACGAAGGTTTTCGCGAATGGCTTTTGCGGCCGCCGGAGCGTTCTCTGCAAACCACACGAACGTGGCCCCACGGCTGAGTGCCTCGATGCCTACCGCTCCGGTGCCTGCGTAGAGGTCCAAAAACTTTGCGCCCTCGACGCGCGGCGCAATCACGTTAAACAGCGTCTCGCGCAGACGGTCGCTCGTCGGCCTTGTCTCTATGCCTCGCGGCGCCGACAGCAATCGCGACCTGTACCTCCCTGCAACAACTCGCATCTTCCGTTCCTCCACCCACCCTGCGCATACAATGATAAGCATGCGCGGGTGGTCCTTTTCGATCGGCAGGCTTCTTGGTGTGGAGATTCGCATTCACACGTTCTTCCTTCTGCTGCTCGGTCTTGCCATCAGCTACTCTTCTGTTTCAGGAGCCTCGGGCAGCAGGGGCTTCGGCTTGTGGCTGATTCTTTTTTTCGCTGTCGTCGCACGCGAGATCGCACGCGCAGTTGCCGCTGCATGGTTTGGGCTGGAGCTGCGCAGCGTTCTCCTGTTGCCAACCGGCGGCCTGCAACAGTACGCCACCCCTGAAGCGACGGACCGCGCCGCTACGCCTGAGATCGGCAAGCGGCTGGGCATCGTCGGCCCGCTGACCAACCTTCTCGTCGGCTTTGTACTCGGCGCGGTGATTGTCACGGTCGCTCCCGAAATCAACCTGCTTGAAAAGCCGTGGATGACTCCGGCGCACCTGATTCGCGCCATGGTTTGGATCAACCTTCTGCTTGCTGCCATTAACCTGCTTCCCGCCGCTCCGCTAGACGGAGGCCGCATCTTCCGCGGCGAGTTCGCGCGCAATCATGGCGTTCTCAAAGGCACACGCGCCGCCGCCGGTCTCGGCCAGATCCTCGGCATCCTGCTCGCCATCGCCGGATGCATTCTGCCCAACATGTGGCTCATCATGCTCGGCGGCTTCGTCTTCATCGGCGCACATATGGACGATGCTACGATGCTTCTCTCGAACGAGAACGATCCGGTGAGGATGCGCGACGTGATGCTGACGAACTTCAGCACGCTCTCGGCGTCGGACACGCTCGAAGAGGCGTTGCAAAGTTCCGTACATACGCTACAGGATGTCTTCCCTGTGGTGCGCGGAGGAAATCTCGTCGGCGCCGTCTCACGTCAGAACATCGTCGAAGCGCTCCAGGCCGAAGGCAATGGCTACATTCAGGGCGTCATGACGCGCTCGTTCCAGACCGCGCAGTCCGACGACTCGCTCGTCACCACGCTGCGCCGCATCATGGCCGGACAGGGCGCACAGCTTGTTCCCGTACTCGACGGCGACCGCATCGTCGGCATCATCACACCGCAGAACCTCGCCCACTCCATGGGCCTGCTCAACGCCCGCCGCCGCCTGACCCAGCAGCAGCGCGAGGACTGACCTCTTATGTCCTCCACAGGCGAACACGATGGCCCCATTGCCCCCGGCCTCTATCTCGTCGCCACGCCGATCGGCAATCTCGAAGACATCACCCTGCGCGCGCTGCGCATCCTGCGTTCAGTCGACCGCATCGCCTGCGAGGACACGCGCCAGACTCAAAAGCTGCTCAACCACTTCGGAATCACGACGCCCACGGTCAGCTACCACCTGCACAACGAAGGCACGCGTGCAGAAGAGCTTCTAGCGCAGTTGAAGCAGGGTGTGCGCATCGCCGTCGTCTCCGATGCAGGAACACCCGGCATCGCCGACCCCGGCCACGAGATCGCCACCGCGGCCATCGCGGCAGGCATCGCCGTCTTCTCCATCCCCGGAGCCAACGCCGCCATCAACGCACTCGTCGCAAGCGGCCTGTCGACGGAAGTCTTTACCTTCCACGGCTTCCTTCCTTCAAAAGAAGGACAGCGCAAGACCGCGCTCGAACAACTGCCGCGCGACCATGCCACTCATATTTTTTACGAGGCCCCGCATCGCATCCTCGACACCCTCGCCGACATCGAGGCAATCTTCGGCCCCGCGCAGCCAGCCGTCGTCGCACGCGAGTTGACCAAGCTCCACGAAGAGTTTCTGCGCGGCACGGTTCAAGAACTGCGCAAGCAACTTTTCTCCCGCGCAGCGGTCCGCGGCGAGATCGTGCTGCTTTTTTCACCTGTCCAAAGGGAAGCGGCAACTCCCGCGCGAAGCATCGCCGCCGAAGTATCGACCCTTATGCAATCAGAATTTCTATCGGAAAAAGACGCGCTCAAACGAGTGGCTCGCGAGCGAGGCATTGGCAAAAGCGAAGCCTACCGCGAGCTCCAGCGCGACCAGAACCGCAAGCGTTAGTCCCGAACCATCTCCAAGGCGTCATTCTCAGCTCCAGCCTCTCGGCTGGCACAGGAACCTACTCTCGCCCCTTCACCCGGTCGTACTGGTACACATCGCTCGTCGTACCCAGTGACTCGTTGTAAAGGTTCGTCGCCCCCATCGCCTTCTTCAGCTCCTCGCTGAACTCATGCAGCGAACGCAGGTGGTCGGCCGTCGCCGGGATCTCCAGCTTGCTGGTTTTGAAGAACTTCTGGTAGCCGCGGTCGAGCAGACGAGCAATTTCGCCGTTCAGCAGCACCCCCGGACGCACCAGGATCTCCGGCGTGCCGTCGGGGGCGGGGGCAATCTCCGCAGCGCACCCGAACTTCCTCACCTGAAAGGCGTTCGGGGTCCGCTTTGCACCATCCTGGGCCGGTGCAACATCAAATCTCTGACTGCCAAGAACGGAGAGAACATCGTTGAAGCTGCGCGTCTGGGTCTTTTTCGCCATAAGTGCCATCATTTAGACTCGAAGTTAACTGTCGCACATTCGCACGGGCGCTTCAATCCGCCAGGGCTCACTGAACAGGACACATGCTGACTACCGTCAAACCGCTGGGCTCCACCATTCTCGAACGCATCGGCAACACACCCCTGGTGCGCCTTGAGGTGCTGGACGACCTGTCCGGTATCCAGATTCTAGGTAAAGCGGAGTGGACCAACCCCGGCGGCTCGGTAAAAGATCGCGCGGCCTCGGCCATCGTCGCCGATGCTTTCAAACGCGGACTTATCGGAGGTTCTGACGCCAAGGGCCTGCTCGACGCCACCAGCGGCAATACAGGCATCGCCTACGCCATGCTCGGCGCCGCGCTGCACTTTCCCGTCACGCTCTGCATGCCCTCCAACGTCTCACCTGAGCGCAAGAAGTATCTAGCGGCATACGGCGCGAGTATCGTCTGGACCAGCCCAGCGGATGGCTCCGACGGAGCCATCCGCAAGGCGCGCGAGCTCGTCGCCGCTGAACCGGGCCGTTACTTCTACGCCGACCAGTACTCCAACGACGAGAACTGGCGCGCCCACTACCGCACCACCGCCAACGAGATCTGGGAGCAGACCGAAGGCCAGGTGACGCACTTCGTCGCCGGCCTCGGCACCTCCGGCACCTTCATGGGCACGACGCGCCGCCTCAAGGAGCTGAACCCCGCCATCCGTTGCATCTCCATGCAGCCTGACGCCGCCTTCAACGGCCTCGAGGGCCTCAAGCATATGGCCACGGCCATCGTGCCGCGCATCTACGACCCCGCACTGGCCGATGCGAACATTGACATGGATACCGAGGTCGCCTATCGCATGGCGCGCAACCTCGGTCGCAACCACGGCCTGCTCGTCGGAGTCTCCGCTGCTGCTGCTGTTGCGGCTGCGGTCGAGGTCGCCAGGCAGGAGGCCGCCGCCGGACGCGAGGCCGTCATCGTCACCATACTGCCCGACTCGTCCGAGAAATACATGAGCGAACACTTCTGGCAGGAACAGGACTAAAGAGGCCCATGCTACACATCCAATACAGCGACTACGAAGCCATGCGCCTCCACGGCGAAGAGACCTACCCGCATGAGTGCTGCGGCGTCCTGCTCGGCAGGTCCGACGCCGAGGGCAATCATGTTGCGCAGCTCGTTCGTGCCGGGAACACCCGCACCGACTCCGCGCACAACCGCTACAACATCGCTCCGCAGGAGCTGGTGAAGATTCAGCGCCAGGCCCGCGGACTCGGCCTCGACATCGTCGGCTTCTACCACTCGCACCCCGACCACCCGGCCCAGTGGTCGCCTACGGACTTCGCCGAGGCTCACTGGATCGGCTGCTCTTACGTCATTACAGCAGTCGACAACGGGAAGGCCACCGACACTAATTCCTTCCTCCTCACCGGCACCACCGAGGACGACAAAAAGTTCGTCGATCAGCCCGTCGAGATCGACGTTGCACTCTCGCAATCCAATCAACCGAAAGGCCACGCATGAACATTCACATCCCAACCCCGCTCCGGACATACACCGGCGGAGCTGAGACGGTCGCCGTCCCGGGCGGAACCGTCGCCGAGGTGTTCTCCGAACTCACCTCGAAGTTCCCCGAGCTGAAGCAGCAGCTCTTCACCACCGAGGGCAAGCTCCGCTCCTTCGTCAACGTCTACCTCAACGACGAAGACCTCCGCTACCTCCCCTCCAAGGACGCTACCGCCGTCGCCTCCACCGACGAGCTGACCATCATCCCCTCCATCGCAGGCGGCTCTGCCTGTTGTAGCTGTTGTCCCCTCCTCTAGTTCTTCCCCTTTCAAAACTCATAGTTGTCATTCCGAGCGAGCATAGCGAGCCGAGGAACCTGCATTTTTGCCGTTCGAGCCGCAAATCTGGCAGTAAGCCAACGACTTGCACACCCAATCACGGTCGATGAGCCGTTCTGGGGCACTTTGCATCTAGAATTAAAACGAACCTTTACAAGGAACGTCATGCCAACAGCCATTGAAGAAGCCGTACAGCTCCCGAAGCTCACCAACGAAGAGATCGCCCGCTACTCCCGCCACCTCATCCTTCCCGAGGTCGGCATGGAGGGCCAGCAGAAGCTGAAGGCGGCCCGCGTCCTCTGCGTGGGAACCGGTGGCCTCGGCGCGCCGCTCGCCCTCTACCTCGCCGCCGCAGGCGTCGGGACCATCGGCCTGATCGACTTCGACGTCGTCGACGAATCGAACCTGCAGCGCCAGATCATCCACTCGCAGTCCACCGTCGGCATGCTCAAGGTCGACTCCGCCGAGCAGATGATCAAGGGCCTCAACAAGAACGTCAACATCATCAAGCACAACACGATGCTGACCTCCGCCAACGCCCTTGACATCCTCAAGGACTACGACGTCATCGCCGACGGCACCGACAACTTCCAGACGCGCTACCTGGTCAACGACGCCTGCGTCCTGCTCAAGAAGCCTAACGCCTACGCTTCGATCTTTCGCTTCGAGGGACAGGCATCGGTCTTCGGCACCGAGCAGGGACCGTGCTACCGCTGCCTCTACCCGGAGCCGCCGCCGCCCGGCCTCGTTCCCTCGTGCGCTGAAGGCGGAGTGCTCGGAATCCTGCCCGGCCTACTCGGCGTCATCCAGGCCACCGAGACCATCAAGCTCATCCTCGGGCTCGGGGAGCCGCTGATCGGCCGCCTGCTGCTCGTCGACGCGCTCGGCATGGGCTTCCGCACGCTCAAGCTGCGCAAGAACCCCGACTGCCCCGTCTGCGGCACACACCCCACCGTCACCCAGCTGATCGACTACGACCAGTTCTGCGGCATCGAGAAGCCCAAGACCGTCGGCCCGCTCGAGGTCGCACGCGACAAGGCCGTCGCCGGCGGCTCCGTCGTCGACGGCATCCCGCAGGTCACCGTCGAAGAGCTCAAGAAGAAGCTCGACGCAAAGGAAAACATCTTCGTCCTCGACGTTCGCGAGCCGCACGAGTACCCCATCGCGAACCTCGGCGCGCCGCTGATCCCGGTAGGCTCCCTCGAGGGCCGCGTCTCCGAGATCGCCGCGCACAAGAACGACGAGGTCATCGTCCACTGCCGCTCCGGAGCACGCAGCCAGAAGGCCGCGCTCGTGCTCAAGGCTGCGGGCTTCACCAACGTCTCCAACCTCTCGGGCGGCATCCTCGCCTGGGCCGACAAGATCGACCCGACGATGGCGAAGTACTAAACCGTTAGCACAACACAAGGCAAAGGCCCGAACAACCGTTCGGGCCTTTCATCTTTCAGGTTGTCATCCCGGGCTGCCAGCAAAACTCAGGAGGAGCAGCCGCCACCCCGATGCTGTCCTGTCTTCAGGTCAACGGTGAAAGGAACATCCTTGTCGGTCAGCATGTTCCACCCCGTTCCATGGAGCATCTCGCCCTCAACTCCAGTGAGGCGGAGTCCTTCCCAGCTCAGCCGCCGGGTGTGCCAGGCTTCGCCATCCGCTCCCCAGGCGAGGATGGTATGAAAGCCGACGAACAATAGAAGATTTTGTGAAGCCACGGCACGGACCTCTACAACTGGCTTGAGGCGAATATGGGTCGAAGTCTGCGGATTCAATGTGTCGATGATGTAAGCGTAGCCACCGGCTACGGCGCAAAGCTCGCTGGGGTTCGGACAGGCATGTACACCTGTTGGCATGGAGCGATCGGTAAACCCAAGCGCACAGGTGGCAAGAAATATCCCGCCAGCTTCAGGTTTGACGAGCAGTTGCAGCGCACCCCGTGCGAGTGCGTCCTCTTCGCCTGCAATCTGCTGCGGGTAGATGAACTGCCGCGCTGGCGCGATCAGCGGCGGAGTCTTGAGAATTTCAGCCTGCCAGTTGTGATGAAAGGTGTTTTCAGCCACGAGCGTTTGCCTTGATGTTGCGGTTGACCCAGTTCCATTGTTCATCAGTGTCGGGAACCATACAGCCACGAGCGTTGGTGACCTGATCCCATGCAGCTTCGTGAGGGATGCCCGATCGAACCAGAAGGCCGACGGTTACGACACTGGAACGCCCAATACAGGCACGACAGTGAACTCCGATCCGCTTACCCGTCGACAGCTGCTGTTCGAGTGCCGCGAGAAGATGATTGAAGGCTTCAGAATCTGGCGGAACGCTACGATCGGGAATTGGAAAACGGAGAAACGATATTCCGGCCTGATCGGCAGCAGCAGATTCCTGTTGCAGTCCCAGCTCTTCGGCCTCGTCCTTTTCAAGCAGAGAGACAACAAGATCAATGCCTGCTTCGCGCAATGCCAGCATCTCGCTATCCAGCCAGTCTTCATCTCTGGGCCGAGGAACAATTGCAATCTGATCGGTAATCCAATAAGGGCGGGCGATCATGGTTTGGCTGCATCCAGTGCCTGTGCGATGTCTTCGAGCAGATCCTCAATCGCTTCGCAGCCTGCGCTGAGCCGGATGAACCCGTCGGCGATAGCGTCGCCTCCCCAGCGGGCGCGGCGCTCGGCAGATGAGGTGATGCCTCCGAAGCTGGTTGCATCGGTAAGCAGTCTCGAATACGCAAGGAAAGACTCTGCGGCGGCCTTGTCGCGGAGGATGAAGCTGACGACGGGGCCGAAGTAGCGCATCTGCTTCTTCGCGATGGCATGTCCGGGATGTGCAGATAGCCCGGGATAGAGCACAGCCTGAACCTCCGGGCGCGTCGTGAGAAATTCCGCGATGGCCTGTGCGTTCTGGCATGAGCGCTCCAGACGCAGGGGCAGTGTGGCGATGGAGCGCAGTGCGAGCCAGGCCTCCATCGGGCCGAGCACTCCGCCGGTGAGCGTGCGCCACTGGTCGAGCCTCTTTTGCAGCTCCGGATCGCGGACAGCAACATGGCCGACGAGGATGTCGCTGTGGCCGGTCATCGACTTGGTATCGGATGCGACCGAGATGTCGGCGCCAAGCGCGAGAGGAAGCTGACCGAGCGGTGTCGGTGTGGTGTTGTCGACCGCGACCAGCGCTCCGGCTCGGTGTGCCGCCTCGGAGAGCAGAGCGATGTCGCAGACGTCCATGGTGGGATTGCTCGGCGTCTCTATCCAGAGGAGCCTTGCGCCCTCAAGTTTTTCAGCTTGAGCGTTGCAGGTGGTAGGAGCGAAGCGAAGTTCAACTCCCATCTTGGCGAAGTACTCCTGCGCCAGGACGCGGGCGGCGTAGTAGGAATTTTCAGGAAGAACGACGGCATCGCCCGGGCGAAGGACGGCGCCAAAGACAGCAGTCGTCGCAGCCATGCCGGATGCGAAGACAAGCGCGGAAGCGGTGTACCCGTCACCGGACTCCATCTGGGCGATGGCATCTTCAAGGTGGGTCCAGGTGGGGTTGTGCGCGCGGGCGTAGGTGTAGGGCACGCCAGCCGGGTCGCCCGGAGCATGATAGGGCGCGGCAAAGACGGGTCCGGCGTGCAGAGGCTCGCCTGCGACGGCGCGGGTGAGGCCGGAGCGGATGATTTTCGTCGTGTCGCGCATGTGTCGATTGTAGTGTCAGCGTGTTGCGAGGTGTTCCCATCCGCCGGGTCGCAGGGGAGAGCGACGGCCCTGCAGGTCGGTCAGCATGATGCGGGGCTTACCTCCGCTTGCCTTGTGCACAGAGCCGATGCACGTAAGAGGCACACCGGCTATGCCGCGCGGGACTATGCCTGGCGCGGTGAAGAGAAGCTCGTAGTCTTCTCCCCCGTGGAGCGCAGCGTACATGGCTGCGTCCGGAGTGAGCTTTGCGAGGGAGGTGGAGAGGGGAAGTGCGGAGGCGTCGATCTCGGCGCGAACGCCGGAGGCCTCGCAAAGGTGAGTGAGGTCGGTTGAGAGTCCGTCGCTCAGGTCGATGGCTGCACTCGCGAGATGACGACGCAGGAGAGCGGAGCCGACCGCCAGCCGCGGCTGTGGGAAGAAATGAGGATGGCCCTGCCACCCGGTGACCCTTGCAGGCCGATTGCTCGCAAGCAGAGCGGTGAGTTCGGCGTGCGCTCCTCCCAGTGAGCCTGTGACGTAAATGTTGTCGCCGGGTCTGGCTGCGCTGCGTCGAAGGGCGCGGCCGCGCGGGGCAGAGCCGATGAGGACGATATCGGCAAAGATGAGATCCGCCGGTGACTCTGCCGTATCCCCCCCGGCCAGTACAACGCCATGCCGGCTGGCCAGTTCGCGTATCCCGGCGAAGAAGCCCTCCAGCCAGAGCCGTCCTCGTCTTGCGCGCAGCAGGCGGGGGGGGACGGCAAGCGAGAGGAATGCTGCCAGGGGGGACGCTCCCATGGCTGCCAGATCGCTGAGGCCGCGCGCCAGGCAGCGATGTCCCGCCGAGGCTGCTGGGTGAAGGTCGCGGCGGAAGTGCCGGCCCTCGAGGGAGAAGTCCGTTGTGACGAGAACTTCGGATCCCCGGGGAGGGCGCAGAATGGCGCAGTCGTCGCCGATACCGAGCGCAACCGCCGAATGGCGGGCAGGAAAGGAGCGTCGTATGTGCTCAATCAAAGAGAGTTCGCCGGCGATGGGAGGAGGGGCGCTGCGCATCCTGAAAGCAGCATAAACTTTTGTGCCGCTCAGGGCGTCTAGTCTGACAGCGAGGGCTGCTATGCCGCCAGTTCGACAGGCCACCGAAATGCGTCTTTTGTGGCAGGCTGTTGGGCGGAAAACAGTGTAGGGTTTGTTGCAGGTAACTGACCTGTTTGTTACCCTCGAAGAAGCCCAAGAGAGTCTGCAATTTTGAAATGCCAATTGGTGAATTCGATTTACCAGTTGCGATTTGTGAAGCATTCACTCCGCGCCGTGCAGTCTGGCGGCCAAATCTGGGCCAAGAGTAAGGTTTGAAGCTAAAGAAGCGTTACTACATCATGTTTGTCAGCCGCGATGACGACGGCAACCTGAACAAGGTTCCCGTTCCGTTGCACTACGCCTACATCTTTGTGGCTGTGGCGGCGATAGGCATGTTCACCATCACGGGTATGGCTGGATCGTACTCGCGAATGCTCATCAAGACGGCCCGCTTCAACCAGCTTCGGCAGGACCACAATACCCTGCAAAAGGATTACGCTCACCTGGAAGAGGCGGCGCACGAGAAGGACATTCAGGCCGCGTCGCTGGGCTCGCTGGCAAACGAAGTCTCGGCTCTGTATGGACTGACTGCCAGCAAGCTGGCTACCCCGATGGGACGCCTGACAGGTAAAGCCCACGCGACCGCGGTTGTTGAGGCAGTGACGAACACGCCATTAACTGAGACCTCAAGTTTGACCGATGACAGCTACTACAAGTCGGTGGACGCGTTCTACTCTTTGCGTAACCAGGCGATGAGCGGCGCGACCACTCGAGCGCTGGGCGGTTTGAACCGTCCTGGCTATGGAGTGGGAACAAGTCTCTTTGGCGGAAGCCTGTCGATGGGCGATCTGGACGCCTCCTATGTCCCGACCCTGTGGCCGGTCATGGGACCGATCACGAGTAGCTTTGGACAGCGGCAGGACCCGGTTCTTGGCAACGGCGAGGGCGAGTTCCACAAGGGCCTCGACATCTCGGCGCCCAATGGAGAGCCGATCCGCGCTACGGGCGATGGTGTGGTGAA
This genomic window contains:
- the rsmD gene encoding 16S rRNA (guanine(966)-N(2))-methyltransferase RsmD — translated: MRVVAGRYRSRLLSAPRGIETRPTSDRLRETLFNVIAPRVEGAKFLDLYAGTGAVGIEALSRGATFVWFAENAPAAAKAIRENLRALKISSGCMVEERSAMALLENLARRGTVTDLVFLDPPYDAEAEYARTLEFLGGTRGQAILAEDARVIAEHRSKMELAERYGALERVRVLKQGDAALSFYALRTSA
- a CDS encoding CBS domain-containing protein, coding for MRGWSFSIGRLLGVEIRIHTFFLLLLGLAISYSSVSGASGSRGFGLWLILFFAVVAREIARAVAAAWFGLELRSVLLLPTGGLQQYATPEATDRAATPEIGKRLGIVGPLTNLLVGFVLGAVIVTVAPEINLLEKPWMTPAHLIRAMVWINLLLAAINLLPAAPLDGGRIFRGEFARNHGVLKGTRAAAGLGQILGILLAIAGCILPNMWLIMLGGFVFIGAHMDDATMLLSNENDPVRMRDVMLTNFSTLSASDTLEEALQSSVHTLQDVFPVVRGGNLVGAVSRQNIVEALQAEGNGYIQGVMTRSFQTAQSDDSLVTTLRRIMAGQGAQLVPVLDGDRIVGIITPQNLAHSMGLLNARRRLTQQQRED
- the rsmI gene encoding 16S rRNA (cytidine(1402)-2'-O)-methyltransferase; this encodes MSSTGEHDGPIAPGLYLVATPIGNLEDITLRALRILRSVDRIACEDTRQTQKLLNHFGITTPTVSYHLHNEGTRAEELLAQLKQGVRIAVVSDAGTPGIADPGHEIATAAIAAGIAVFSIPGANAAINALVASGLSTEVFTFHGFLPSKEGQRKTALEQLPRDHATHIFYEAPHRILDTLADIEAIFGPAQPAVVARELTKLHEEFLRGTVQELRKQLFSRAAVRGEIVLLFSPVQREAATPARSIAAEVSTLMQSEFLSEKDALKRVARERGIGKSEAYRELQRDQNRKR
- a CDS encoding cysteine synthase family protein, giving the protein MLTTVKPLGSTILERIGNTPLVRLEVLDDLSGIQILGKAEWTNPGGSVKDRAASAIVADAFKRGLIGGSDAKGLLDATSGNTGIAYAMLGAALHFPVTLCMPSNVSPERKKYLAAYGASIVWTSPADGSDGAIRKARELVAAEPGRYFYADQYSNDENWRAHYRTTANEIWEQTEGQVTHFVAGLGTSGTFMGTTRRLKELNPAIRCISMQPDAAFNGLEGLKHMATAIVPRIYDPALADANIDMDTEVAYRMARNLGRNHGLLVGVSAAAAVAAAVEVARQEAAAGREAVIVTILPDSSEKYMSEHFWQEQD
- a CDS encoding M67 family metallopeptidase gives rise to the protein MLHIQYSDYEAMRLHGEETYPHECCGVLLGRSDAEGNHVAQLVRAGNTRTDSAHNRYNIAPQELVKIQRQARGLGLDIVGFYHSHPDHPAQWSPTDFAEAHWIGCSYVITAVDNGKATDTNSFLLTGTTEDDKKFVDQPVEIDVALSQSNQPKGHA
- a CDS encoding MoaD/ThiS family protein; amino-acid sequence: MNIHIPTPLRTYTGGAETVAVPGGTVAEVFSELTSKFPELKQQLFTTEGKLRSFVNVYLNDEDLRYLPSKDATAVASTDELTIIPSIAGGSACCSCCPLL
- the moeB gene encoding molybdopterin-synthase adenylyltransferase MoeB, whose amino-acid sequence is MPTAIEEAVQLPKLTNEEIARYSRHLILPEVGMEGQQKLKAARVLCVGTGGLGAPLALYLAAAGVGTIGLIDFDVVDESNLQRQIIHSQSTVGMLKVDSAEQMIKGLNKNVNIIKHNTMLTSANALDILKDYDVIADGTDNFQTRYLVNDACVLLKKPNAYASIFRFEGQASVFGTEQGPCYRCLYPEPPPPGLVPSCAEGGVLGILPGLLGVIQATETIKLILGLGEPLIGRLLLVDALGMGFRTLKLRKNPDCPVCGTHPTVTQLIDYDQFCGIEKPKTVGPLEVARDKAVAGGSVVDGIPQVTVEELKKKLDAKENIFVLDVREPHEYPIANLGAPLIPVGSLEGRVSEIAAHKNDEVIVHCRSGARSQKAALVLKAAGFTNVSNLSGGILAWADKIDPTMAKY
- a CDS encoding dual specificity protein phosphatase family protein, whose product is MIARPYWITDQIAIVPRPRDEDWLDSEMLALREAGIDLVVSLLEKDEAEELGLQQESAAADQAGISFLRFPIPDRSVPPDSEAFNHLLAALEQQLSTGKRIGVHCRACIGRSSVVTVGLLVRSGIPHEAAWDQVTNARGCMVPDTDEQWNWVNRNIKANARG
- a CDS encoding cystathionine gamma-lyase, whose product is MRDTTKIIRSGLTRAVAGEPLHAGPVFAAPYHAPGDPAGVPYTYARAHNPTWTHLEDAIAQMESGDGYTASALVFASGMAATTAVFGAVLRPGDAVVLPENSYYAARVLAQEYFAKMGVELRFAPTTCNAQAEKLEGARLLWIETPSNPTMDVCDIALLSEAAHRAGALVAVDNTTPTPLGQLPLALGADISVASDTKSMTGHSDILVGHVAVRDPELQKRLDQWRTLTGGVLGPMEAWLALRSIATLPLRLERSCQNAQAIAEFLTTRPEVQAVLYPGLSAHPGHAIAKKQMRYFGPVVSFILRDKAAAESFLAYSRLLTDATSFGGITSSAERRARWGGDAIADGFIRLSAGCEAIEDLLEDIAQALDAAKP
- the thiL gene encoding thiamine-phosphate kinase, which encodes MRSAPPPIAGELSLIEHIRRSFPARHSAVALGIGDDCAILRPPRGSEVLVTTDFSLEGRHFRRDLHPAASAGHRCLARGLSDLAAMGASPLAAFLSLAVPPRLLRARRGRLWLEGFFAGIRELASRHGVVLAGGDTAESPADLIFADIVLIGSAPRGRALRRSAARPGDNIYVTGSLGGAHAELTALLASNRPARVTGWQGHPHFFPQPRLAVGSALLRRHLASAAIDLSDGLSTDLTHLCEASGVRAEIDASALPLSTSLAKLTPDAAMYAALHGGEDYELLFTAPGIVPRGIAGVPLTCIGSVHKASGGKPRIMLTDLQGRRSPLRPGGWEHLATR
- a CDS encoding M23 family metallopeptidase, translating into MFVSRDDDGNLNKVPVPLHYAYIFVAVAAIGMFTITGMAGSYSRMLIKTARFNQLRQDHNTLQKDYAHLEEAAHEKDIQAASLGSLANEVSALYGLTASKLATPMGRLTGKAHATAVVEAVTNTPLTETSSLTDDSYYKSVDAFYSLRNQAMSGATTRALGGLNRPGYGVGTSLFGGSLSMGDLDASYVPTLWPVMGPITSSFGQRQDPVLGNGEGEFHKGLDISAPNGEPIRATGDGVVKSAQMENGYGRAVTIDHGHGVETLYGHMSGFAVMAGQTVVRGQVIGYVGHSGRVTGNHVHYEVRIRNTAVNPHKYLRMTLAELGSEAPAVPSTPAAATKAVGLDK